From one Mycobacterium colombiense CECT 3035 genomic stretch:
- a CDS encoding PPE family protein, whose product MIDFGALPPEINSTRMYAGPGPLSLIAAAVAWDGLAAELHAASSCYRTVIAGLTSQRWLGPSSLAMASAFAPYMAWTAGAAARAAESAGQARLAVEVYEAAFAMTVPPPAVAANRAQLAVLVATNFFGQNAAAIAATEAEYGEMWAQDAAAMYEYAAGSAAACSVTQFNPAPHVTNESGMAQQAAVVGQVTSQSEQANLAHVVSNVPTALHQLSSPMTVATNTANDLGGTVGTVGSAGAGATDSGASSIATGLASGIPGAIPSAFSAAATPLYGMSSILGMAQTAQGLANAASSGAVAAASGAASAASTGAGALGSVGSFGSGVFGSLGSAASLGPLAVPASWTSVIPAANSAVSALPAINLAGANVPPSVMGSLPRLAAASGKTLGPRYGVIPTVMTRPPAAGYA is encoded by the coding sequence ATGATCGATTTCGGAGCTCTTCCCCCGGAGATCAACTCCACGCGGATGTATGCCGGTCCCGGCCCGCTGTCACTGATCGCCGCCGCCGTGGCCTGGGACGGTTTGGCCGCCGAGCTGCACGCCGCCTCCAGCTGCTACCGCACCGTGATCGCGGGTTTGACCTCGCAGCGCTGGCTGGGCCCGTCGTCGCTGGCGATGGCCTCCGCCTTCGCCCCCTACATGGCATGGACGGCCGGCGCCGCCGCGCGGGCCGCCGAATCGGCGGGTCAGGCCAGGCTGGCCGTCGAGGTCTACGAAGCCGCGTTCGCAATGACGGTGCCCCCACCGGCGGTCGCCGCCAACCGTGCCCAGCTCGCGGTGCTGGTCGCGACCAACTTCTTCGGCCAGAACGCGGCGGCGATCGCGGCCACCGAAGCGGAGTACGGCGAGATGTGGGCGCAGGATGCCGCGGCGATGTATGAGTACGCCGCCGGCTCGGCCGCCGCGTGCTCGGTGACCCAGTTCAATCCCGCCCCCCACGTGACAAACGAAAGCGGGATGGCTCAACAGGCCGCGGTGGTCGGACAGGTCACCTCGCAATCGGAGCAGGCGAACCTGGCACACGTGGTGTCCAACGTCCCCACCGCGCTGCACCAGCTTTCCTCACCGATGACCGTCGCGACCAACACCGCCAACGACCTCGGCGGGACCGTCGGGACCGTCGGAAGTGCAGGCGCCGGCGCAACCGACTCGGGCGCGTCGTCGATCGCGACCGGCCTCGCCTCGGGCATCCCGGGCGCCATTCCCAGTGCGTTCTCGGCGGCGGCGACCCCGTTGTACGGGATGTCCTCGATCCTCGGTATGGCCCAAACCGCACAAGGCTTGGCGAACGCCGCGAGCAGCGGGGCCGTGGCGGCGGCTTCGGGCGCCGCGAGCGCGGCGAGCACCGGCGCGGGCGCGCTCGGATCGGTCGGATCGTTCGGCTCTGGCGTGTTCGGCAGCCTCGGCAGCGCCGCCTCGCTGGGGCCGCTGGCCGTGCCGGCCAGCTGGACCAGCGTGATCCCCGCGGCCAACAGCGCCGTTTCCGCCCTGCCCGCCATCAACCTCGCCGGCGCGAATGTACCGCCGAGCGTCATGGGCTCGCTGCCGCGCCTGGCGGCCGCGTCGGGTAAGACGCTCGGACCCCGCTACGGCGTTATCCCCACGGTGATGACGCGCCCGCCGGCCGCCGGATACGCGTGA
- a CDS encoding oligosaccharide flippase family protein codes for MTEPTAPGAVAPSVPLNQMAHAFSIQLICRALGMLASVVSVAMTARYLGPGRYGQLSIAVLYIAMWTSLADLGIATVIVRRVTSGRGDLERLVRINSGLALIYCVPLAAVAALSGLLIYRDSEVRVMLVVLCGALLMQTMVTRFEPVFLATVRFSAVAVSDVLGRSATLAMVAFLVATRSDVIWFAVAQLIPPAVQLLVQGTAATRRISVRPIFALREAADLLRESLPLTAFLVVGFLYCRADGVILSLLSSHSEVGVYGLAFTIAFNTIVVSLVFLKSTLSTATELFSRDVASFAGFLRRSVELMYFAAVPVAVVGALLAGPLIEFFGDKAFVERGTPTLALLFVAAALRFVGGTLGQGLVASHHQQVLLWLTVVTLALNVALNLALAGRFGAVGPGIALVCTEFFNMAVSSWWLRRRCGYRTPVTFVLRLLVPTAASVAVTLLLSGHHVILTLAVAAVVYLATSAAAGPISFSDLASLRRQRVP; via the coding sequence ATGACAGAGCCGACGGCACCCGGCGCGGTGGCGCCGTCGGTCCCGCTCAACCAGATGGCTCATGCGTTCTCGATCCAATTGATCTGCCGCGCCCTGGGCATGCTGGCCTCGGTGGTCTCGGTGGCCATGACCGCCCGTTATCTGGGACCCGGACGCTACGGCCAACTGTCCATCGCCGTTCTCTACATCGCGATGTGGACCAGCCTGGCCGACCTCGGGATCGCCACGGTGATCGTGCGCCGGGTGACATCCGGGCGCGGCGATCTGGAACGCCTGGTGCGCATCAACAGCGGCCTCGCCCTGATCTATTGCGTGCCACTGGCGGCGGTGGCGGCGCTATCGGGTTTGCTCATCTATCGCGACTCGGAAGTGCGCGTGATGCTCGTCGTGCTCTGCGGGGCCCTGCTGATGCAGACCATGGTGACGCGCTTCGAGCCGGTCTTTCTCGCTACCGTGCGGTTCTCCGCGGTCGCCGTCTCCGACGTCCTCGGCCGGTCGGCCACCCTTGCGATGGTGGCATTCCTGGTGGCGACGCGGTCGGATGTCATCTGGTTCGCCGTCGCTCAACTCATTCCGCCCGCCGTCCAGCTCCTGGTTCAGGGCACCGCGGCGACCCGGCGCATCTCGGTGCGGCCGATCTTCGCCCTCCGCGAGGCCGCCGACCTGCTCCGCGAAAGCCTGCCCCTCACCGCGTTTTTGGTGGTTGGATTCCTCTACTGCCGCGCCGACGGAGTGATCCTTTCGCTGCTGAGTAGCCACTCGGAGGTGGGCGTCTACGGGTTGGCCTTCACCATCGCCTTCAACACCATCGTCGTGTCGCTGGTGTTCCTCAAGTCGACACTGTCGACCGCGACCGAGCTGTTTTCTCGTGACGTCGCCTCCTTCGCCGGCTTTCTGCGTCGCAGTGTCGAGCTGATGTATTTCGCCGCGGTCCCGGTCGCCGTCGTCGGCGCGCTGCTGGCCGGACCGTTGATCGAGTTCTTCGGAGACAAGGCGTTCGTCGAGCGCGGAACGCCGACGTTGGCGTTGCTGTTCGTCGCCGCCGCCCTGCGATTCGTCGGGGGCACACTTGGCCAAGGCTTGGTCGCCAGCCATCACCAGCAGGTCTTGCTGTGGTTGACGGTCGTCACCCTCGCGCTCAATGTCGCGCTCAATCTCGCTCTGGCGGGACGGTTCGGCGCGGTCGGTCCCGGTATCGCGTTGGTGTGCACGGAGTTCTTCAACATGGCAGTTTCCAGTTGGTGGCTGCGCCGTCGGTGCGGTTACCGTACACCGGTGACGTTCGTGTTGCGCCTGTTGGTCCCGACGGCCGCGAGTGTGGCGGTGACGCTGCTACTTTCGGGTCATCACGTCATTCTGACCCTGGCGGTGGCGGCAGTCGTTTACCTGGCCACCAGCGCGGCGGCCGGCCCGATCTCGTTCTCGGACCTGGCGTCGTTACGCCGGCAGCGGGTCCCATGA
- a CDS encoding dTDP-4-dehydrorhamnose 3,5-epimerase family protein, with translation MKYTPTKVAGVTIIDLEPSRDHRGFSSRAFCARDFANHGLNFDVTQTDIVFNYTRGTVRGLYRQEPPHAEALLVRCTRGAIAAVAVDVRPDSLTYGDHLMVELNADDHRTLYLPPYVAHGFQTQVDDTEVSYQVSGQHGVAEHGIRWDDPEFGITWPIPVTVISEQDASWPSRKPRLVPVEQVATCISR, from the coding sequence GTGAAGTACACGCCCACCAAGGTCGCCGGGGTAACGATCATCGACCTCGAGCCCAGTCGCGACCATCGCGGGTTTTCCTCACGCGCGTTCTGCGCCCGGGACTTCGCCAACCACGGGCTGAATTTCGATGTCACACAGACCGATATCGTCTTCAACTACACCCGCGGCACCGTGCGCGGTCTATACCGTCAGGAGCCGCCGCACGCCGAGGCCTTGCTGGTCCGGTGCACTCGCGGCGCCATCGCCGCCGTCGCGGTCGATGTCCGCCCGGACTCGCTGACCTACGGCGACCACCTGATGGTCGAGCTGAACGCCGACGACCACCGGACGCTGTACCTGCCGCCGTATGTCGCCCACGGCTTCCAGACGCAGGTCGACGACACCGAAGTCAGCTACCAGGTCAGCGGGCAGCACGGCGTGGCCGAGCATGGGATCCGGTGGGACGACCCCGAATTCGGCATCACGTGGCCCATACCGGTCACGGTCATCTCCGAGCAGGACGCGAGCTGGCCCTCGCGGAAACCCCGATTGGTTCCAGTGGAACAGGTGGCAACATGCATCAGTCGGTAA
- a CDS encoding TetR/AcrR family transcriptional regulator, whose protein sequence is MTTHSTDGRADATRQQILRAASHQFARRPYHDVGLDDILAEAELTKGAMYFHFKSKHALAVAIIDGQTEAGTEAVRELLSRGLSGLETLIDFSYLIAIKDIKSDVVRSGLNLMESVGLADGLQEKLFDRWIKALARVAEQAKAEGDINDECDPQDVGRLMVSLHMGLRKTSNLDEPERFLRDLEKCWSLLLTGVLQPDRTEYFRQFLRRRAALAINTSSADVD, encoded by the coding sequence ATGACGACCCACTCGACTGACGGACGAGCCGACGCGACCCGGCAACAGATACTGCGGGCCGCGTCTCATCAGTTCGCCCGACGCCCGTACCACGACGTCGGCCTCGATGACATCCTCGCCGAGGCCGAACTGACCAAGGGCGCGATGTACTTCCATTTCAAGTCGAAGCACGCGTTGGCGGTCGCGATCATCGACGGCCAGACCGAGGCCGGCACCGAAGCCGTGCGAGAGCTGCTGTCGCGCGGTCTCTCGGGCCTCGAGACCCTGATCGACTTCTCCTACCTGATCGCCATCAAGGACATCAAGAGCGACGTCGTCAGGTCGGGGCTGAACCTGATGGAATCGGTCGGCCTGGCGGACGGGTTGCAGGAGAAGTTGTTCGACCGATGGATTAAAGCGCTGGCCAGGGTCGCCGAGCAGGCCAAGGCCGAGGGTGACATCAACGACGAGTGCGACCCGCAGGACGTCGGGCGCCTGATGGTCTCGCTGCACATGGGTCTGCGGAAGACCAGCAATCTGGACGAACCGGAACGATTCCTGCGCGACCTGGAGAAGTGCTGGTCGCTGCTCCTGACCGGCGTCCTGCAGCCGGATCGCACCGAATACTTCCGTCAATTCCTCAGGCGGCGTGCGGCGCTCGCCATCAACACCAGTTCCGCGGATGTCGACTAA
- a CDS encoding serine acetyltransferase, with the protein MIRTREDLRAYLAADLKAYGLQRWRLRHRILERPAYFQRLLRKSEYWTNTARTPAGHAVAAYLRLRTKLLGERLGFDIPRNVFGPGLSIAHPGLVVVHYKARVGANCRIHHGVTIGEGRPGHYPSIGDDVFISPMAMVLGAEVGDRVMIRPGAVITKSVPDDVDVAGYPARIVNDRRPRTVIED; encoded by the coding sequence ATGATCAGGACTCGGGAGGATTTGCGCGCGTATTTGGCGGCGGACCTCAAGGCGTACGGCCTGCAGCGTTGGCGGCTCCGTCACCGGATCTTGGAGCGCCCGGCCTACTTTCAGCGCCTACTGCGCAAATCGGAGTATTGGACCAACACGGCCCGCACACCGGCGGGGCACGCCGTCGCCGCATACCTGAGGCTGCGCACCAAGCTGTTGGGGGAACGGCTCGGCTTCGACATCCCGCGCAACGTCTTTGGTCCCGGCCTGTCGATCGCCCACCCCGGTTTGGTGGTCGTGCACTACAAGGCCCGGGTCGGCGCGAATTGCCGAATACACCATGGAGTGACGATCGGAGAAGGGCGTCCCGGCCACTACCCGTCCATCGGTGACGACGTGTTCATCTCGCCGATGGCGATGGTGCTGGGCGCGGAAGTCGGGGACCGCGTGATGATCCGGCCCGGCGCCGTGATCACCAAATCGGTGCCGGACGATGTCGACGTCGCCGGCTATCCGGCCCGCATCGTCAACGACCGCCGGCCCCGCACGGTGATCGAGGATTAG
- a CDS encoding sugar transferase yields MPGRRPLKPWPPSGAALHRGETEAAPAVAGRLPSAGGNVLRRWQDHYSQNLRISDSVIVCASVFLAQYVRFGEIANTSGYSDPTMTLFSCLFAALWLSALAVFQTRSTRVIGEGIEEYRRIGTASFWTFGIIAMVTLLAKVDLARGYLAIALPVGTLALLGSRSVWRKQVNRKRAEGHYQTRVLAIGDRQAVTHLAHELARNPLAGCVVVGVCIPGYGPARGNCLTIAGREIPILGDQTHAASAIASCDADTVALTQTDHFGMHGIRELMWQLETLNVDLVVSPGVMDVTEARLTLRLTAGLPLLHVDKPQYEGAHRFQKQAFDFVFSLAALIATAPVLIAAAIAIKLTSKGPVFYPSERIGVDGKPFTMLKFRTMTDGADTQIEHLLSLNESTGGMLFKMREDPRITPVGKILRRYSIDELPQFINVLKGDMSVVGPRPPLQREVDKYESDVKRRLLVKPGVSGLWQVSGRSDLSWEESVRLDLSYVDNWSMSGDLVIVAKTVKAVLTSHGAY; encoded by the coding sequence ATGCCCGGCCGGCGACCGCTGAAGCCCTGGCCCCCCAGCGGGGCCGCGTTGCATCGCGGCGAAACCGAGGCCGCACCGGCGGTCGCCGGTCGGCTGCCCTCGGCCGGTGGCAACGTCTTACGGCGGTGGCAGGACCACTATTCGCAGAACCTGCGCATCAGCGACTCGGTGATCGTCTGCGCCTCGGTGTTCCTTGCGCAGTACGTTCGCTTCGGCGAGATCGCGAACACGTCGGGCTACTCGGACCCGACGATGACGCTGTTCTCCTGCCTCTTCGCGGCGCTGTGGCTGTCTGCCCTCGCGGTATTCCAAACGCGCTCAACGCGAGTCATCGGCGAGGGTATCGAGGAGTACCGCCGGATCGGCACCGCCTCGTTCTGGACATTCGGAATCATCGCGATGGTGACGCTGCTCGCCAAGGTCGACTTGGCCCGCGGCTACCTGGCCATCGCGCTTCCCGTCGGGACCCTGGCACTGCTGGGAAGCCGCAGCGTGTGGCGTAAGCAGGTCAACCGCAAGCGCGCCGAAGGCCATTACCAGACCCGGGTTTTGGCGATCGGAGACCGCCAGGCGGTCACCCACCTCGCGCACGAACTCGCCCGCAACCCGCTGGCCGGCTGTGTCGTGGTCGGTGTCTGCATCCCCGGCTACGGGCCGGCCCGCGGCAACTGCCTGACCATCGCGGGCCGCGAGATCCCGATCCTCGGTGACCAGACCCACGCGGCTTCCGCGATCGCCAGCTGCGACGCGGACACCGTGGCGCTGACCCAGACGGATCACTTTGGGATGCACGGGATCAGGGAGCTGATGTGGCAGCTCGAGACCCTGAACGTCGACCTGGTCGTGTCGCCCGGAGTCATGGACGTGACCGAGGCGCGATTGACCCTGCGCCTCACCGCGGGCCTTCCCCTGCTGCACGTCGACAAGCCGCAATACGAAGGGGCACATCGCTTCCAGAAGCAGGCCTTTGACTTCGTGTTCTCGCTGGCCGCCCTGATCGCCACCGCACCGGTTCTCATCGCCGCCGCCATCGCCATCAAGCTGACCAGCAAGGGACCCGTCTTCTACCCGTCCGAGCGGATCGGCGTCGACGGAAAACCCTTCACGATGCTCAAGTTCCGGACCATGACCGACGGGGCCGACACGCAGATCGAACACCTGCTGTCGCTGAACGAGAGCACCGGCGGCATGCTGTTCAAGATGCGCGAAGACCCCCGGATCACCCCGGTGGGCAAGATTCTGCGCAGGTACAGCATTGACGAGCTGCCCCAGTTCATCAATGTCCTCAAGGGAGACATGAGCGTCGTGGGTCCGCGGCCGCCGCTGCAACGGGAAGTCGACAAGTACGAAAGCGACGTGAAGCGGCGGTTGCTGGTGAAGCCGGGCGTCAGCGGATTGTGGCAAGTGAGCGGCCGCTCGGACCTGTCCTGGGAAGAGTCGGTGCGGCTGGACCTGTCCTACGTCGACAACTGGTCGATGTCGGGTGATCTGGTGATTGTCGCCAAGACGGTGAAAGCGGTCCTCACGAGCCACGGGGCCTACTAG
- the metG gene encoding methionine--tRNA ligase, protein MRPYYVTTAITYPNGDPHIGHAYEYIATDAIARFKRLDGFDVRFLTGTDEHGLKMVETAAAEGIPTPELARRNSDVFQRLQERLNISFDRFIRTTDPDHHEASKEIWRRMSAAGDIYLDTYSGWYSVRDERFFVESETTLREDGTRLAVETGAPVTWTEEQTYFFRLSAYTDKLLAHYEANPDFIAPDVRRNEVVSFVSGGLRDLSISRTSFDWGVQVPEHPDHVMYVWVDALTNYLTGVGYPDTESERFRRYWPADLHMIGKDIIRFHTVYWPAFLMSAGIELPRRVFAHGFLLNRGEKMSKSVGNVVDPINLIDTFGVDQVRYFLLREVPFGQDGSFSEDAIVTRINSDLANELGNLAQRSLSMIAKNLDGVVPEPGDLAAADTELLATAGGLLERVRASFDAQAMHLALEAIWLMLGEANKYFSAQQPWVLRKSESQADHERFRTVLYVTCEAVRIAALLVQPVMPESAGKLLDLLGQPSDQRAFAAVGTRLAPGTALPAPTGVFPRYQVE, encoded by the coding sequence ATGAGGCCCTATTACGTCACCACCGCGATCACCTACCCCAATGGCGATCCGCACATCGGCCACGCCTACGAGTACATCGCGACCGACGCGATCGCCCGCTTCAAGCGGCTCGACGGATTCGATGTGCGGTTTCTGACCGGCACCGACGAGCACGGCCTCAAGATGGTCGAAACCGCGGCGGCCGAGGGCATCCCGACGCCCGAGCTGGCCCGGCGAAACTCCGATGTGTTCCAGCGGCTGCAGGAGCGGTTGAACATCTCCTTCGACCGGTTCATCCGCACCACCGATCCCGACCACCACGAGGCGTCCAAGGAGATCTGGCGCCGGATGTCGGCGGCCGGCGACATCTACCTGGACACCTACTCGGGCTGGTACTCGGTGCGCGACGAACGGTTCTTCGTCGAATCGGAGACCACACTCCGCGAGGACGGGACCCGGCTGGCCGTGGAGACCGGCGCCCCGGTGACCTGGACCGAGGAACAGACCTACTTCTTCCGGCTCTCGGCCTACACAGACAAGCTGCTGGCCCACTACGAGGCGAACCCGGACTTCATCGCGCCCGACGTGCGGCGCAACGAGGTGGTCAGCTTCGTCTCGGGCGGGCTGCGCGACCTGTCGATCTCGCGCACCTCGTTCGACTGGGGCGTGCAGGTGCCCGAGCATCCCGACCACGTGATGTACGTCTGGGTGGACGCGCTGACCAATTACCTGACCGGGGTCGGCTACCCCGACACCGAATCCGAGCGGTTCCGCCGCTATTGGCCGGCCGATCTGCACATGATCGGCAAGGACATCATCCGGTTCCACACGGTGTACTGGCCCGCGTTTTTGATGTCGGCCGGAATCGAGCTGCCGCGAAGGGTTTTCGCGCATGGATTCCTGCTCAACCGCGGCGAGAAGATGAGCAAGTCGGTGGGCAACGTGGTCGACCCGATCAACCTGATCGACACGTTCGGAGTCGACCAGGTGCGCTATTTCCTGCTGCGCGAGGTTCCGTTCGGCCAGGACGGCAGCTTCAGCGAGGACGCCATCGTGACCCGGATCAACTCCGATCTGGCCAACGAGCTGGGCAACCTGGCGCAGCGGTCGTTGTCGATGATTGCCAAGAATCTCGACGGGGTCGTCCCCGAGCCCGGCGACCTGGCCGCCGCCGACACCGAGTTGCTGGCCACGGCCGGCGGTCTGCTGGAACGCGTGCGGGCCAGTTTCGACGCGCAGGCGATGCATCTGGCCCTGGAAGCGATCTGGCTGATGCTCGGCGAGGCCAACAAGTACTTCTCGGCGCAACAGCCGTGGGTCTTGCGCAAGAGCGAGTCGCAGGCCGATCATGAACGGTTCCGCACCGTCTTGTACGTCACCTGCGAGGCGGTGCGCATCGCGGCGCTGCTGGTGCAGCCCGTCATGCCCGAATCGGCCGGAAAGCTGCTGGATCTGCTCGGCCAGCCGTCAGACCAGCGGGCGTTCGCCGCCGTCGGCACGCGCCTGGCGCCCGGCACGGCGCTGCCCGCCCCCACCGGCGTGTTCCCCCGCTACCAGGTCGAGTGA
- a CDS encoding PAS domain-containing protein: MTTLKELPALVVLERIPVPVLAISDDGSILFANTAFADMMGYEPEETLSLRFEQIFHEAPASDSLLATVHALANEVVELAHKDGSVVRALMSKSAVRRADDQFALAAFQDLTEQLWEETR, from the coding sequence ATGACGACCTTGAAGGAGCTGCCCGCGCTGGTTGTGCTGGAGCGGATCCCGGTTCCGGTGCTGGCCATCAGCGATGACGGCAGTATCTTGTTCGCCAACACCGCATTTGCCGACATGATGGGCTACGAGCCGGAGGAGACGCTGTCGCTGCGGTTCGAACAGATCTTCCACGAGGCTCCGGCGTCGGATTCACTGTTGGCGACCGTGCATGCGCTCGCGAACGAGGTCGTCGAGCTGGCGCACAAGGACGGCTCCGTCGTACGCGCGCTGATGAGCAAGTCCGCGGTGCGGCGGGCGGACGATCAGTTCGCCCTGGCCGCCTTCCAAGACCTCACCGAGCAGCTCTGGGAAGAAACGCGCTAG
- a CDS encoding TatD family hydrolase, which produces MRVSSKRRPPPAPEPLSPLVDAHTHLDACGDGPDMGADGVRAIVDRAAAVGVGAVVTVADDLDSARWVTRAAGWDPRVYAAVALHPTRAVALDDAARAEIERLVSEPRVVAVGETGLDLYWPGRLDGCAEPAVQKEAFAWHIDLAKRCGKPLMIHNRDADDEVLDVLAAEGAPDAVIFHCFSSDAAMARRCVDAGWLLSLSGTASFRNARALREAIPLIPPEQLLVETDAPFLTPHPYRGTANEPYCLPYTVRAIAELVDRRPEELAEITTGNARRVYGLVTV; this is translated from the coding sequence GTGCGCGTGAGTTCCAAACGCCGGCCGCCGCCGGCCCCCGAGCCCTTGAGCCCGCTCGTCGACGCGCACACCCACCTCGATGCGTGTGGTGACGGCCCGGATATGGGAGCCGACGGCGTGCGGGCCATCGTGGACCGCGCCGCGGCGGTCGGGGTGGGCGCGGTCGTCACGGTCGCCGACGACCTGGACTCGGCGCGCTGGGTCACCCGGGCCGCCGGATGGGACCCGCGGGTCTACGCCGCGGTGGCGCTGCACCCGACCCGCGCCGTCGCGCTCGACGACGCCGCCCGCGCCGAGATCGAGCGGCTGGTGTCGGAACCCAGGGTGGTGGCCGTCGGCGAGACCGGCCTGGACCTGTATTGGCCCGGCCGCCTGGACGGCTGCGCCGAGCCGGCCGTGCAGAAGGAGGCCTTCGCCTGGCACATCGACCTGGCGAAGCGGTGCGGCAAACCCCTGATGATCCATAACCGCGACGCCGACGACGAAGTGCTCGACGTGCTGGCCGCCGAGGGCGCCCCGGACGCCGTGATCTTCCACTGCTTTTCCTCGGATGCCGCCATGGCCCGCCGCTGCGTGGACGCCGGATGGCTGCTGAGCCTGTCCGGCACCGCCAGCTTCCGCAACGCGCGCGCCCTGCGCGAAGCCATCCCGCTGATACCGCCGGAGCAGCTGCTGGTGGAGACCGACGCACCATTCTTGACGCCCCATCCGTATAGGGGGACGGCGAATGAGCCGTATTGCCTTCCTTATACTGTTCGGGCGATCGCCGAACTGGTGGATCGTCGCCCCGAAGAGCTGGCCGAGATAACAACGGGCAACGCTCGACGGGTGTACGGATTGGTCACAGTGTGA
- a CDS encoding resuscitation-promoting factor: MSVLTKLHQNPSPMLRLVVGGLLVVLAFAGGYAVSVCKTVTLTVDGVAMQVTTMKSRVIDVVEENGFAIDERDDLYPAGDVKVHDAGKIVLRRSRPLQISLDGHDARQVWTTASTVDEALAQLAMTDTAPAAANRGSRVPLAGMALPVVSAKTVRINDGGAVRNVHLAAPNVAGLLSAAGAPLLDSDQVVPAATAPIVDGMEVQVTRNRIKQVTERVPLPPTARRIEDPGMNMSRQVVEDPGSPGTQDVTFSVATVNGVETGRLPIANTVITPARDSVVRIGTKPGTEVPPVSDGSIWDAIAGCEAGGNWAINTGNGYYGGVQFDQGTWERNGGLRFASRADLATREEQITVAEVTRERQGWGAWPVCSGRAGAR; this comes from the coding sequence TTGAGTGTATTGACAAAACTTCATCAGAACCCTTCGCCAATGTTGCGTCTCGTCGTCGGAGGGCTGCTGGTAGTCCTGGCATTCGCGGGCGGATATGCGGTCTCGGTGTGTAAGACGGTGACGTTGACCGTCGACGGGGTCGCCATGCAGGTGACCACCATGAAGTCGCGGGTCATCGATGTCGTCGAGGAGAACGGGTTCGCCATCGACGAACGCGACGACCTCTATCCCGCCGGTGATGTCAAGGTGCACGACGCCGGCAAGATCGTGTTGCGGCGCAGCCGCCCGCTGCAGATCTCGCTGGACGGCCACGACGCCAGGCAGGTGTGGACCACCGCATCCACCGTCGACGAGGCGCTGGCCCAGCTGGCCATGACCGACACCGCCCCGGCCGCCGCCAACCGCGGCAGCCGCGTTCCGCTGGCCGGGATGGCGCTGCCCGTCGTCAGCGCCAAGACCGTCCGCATCAACGACGGCGGCGCGGTCCGCAACGTGCACCTCGCGGCGCCGAACGTCGCCGGCCTGCTCAGCGCCGCCGGAGCGCCGCTGCTCGACAGCGACCAGGTGGTGCCCGCCGCGACGGCGCCGATCGTCGACGGGATGGAAGTCCAGGTGACCCGCAACCGGATCAAGCAGGTGACCGAGCGGGTCCCGCTGCCCCCCACCGCCCGTCGCATCGAGGATCCGGGCATGAACATGAGCCGCCAGGTCGTCGAGGATCCGGGCAGCCCCGGCACGCAGGACGTCACCTTCTCGGTGGCCACCGTCAACGGCGTCGAGACCGGCCGGCTGCCGATCGCCAACACCGTCATCACGCCCGCCCGCGATTCGGTGGTCCGCATCGGCACCAAGCCCGGCACCGAAGTGCCCCCGGTCAGCGACGGCTCGATCTGGGACGCGATCGCGGGCTGCGAGGCCGGCGGAAACTGGGCGATCAACACCGGTAACGGGTATTACGGCGGTGTGCAGTTCGACCAGGGCACGTGGGAGCGCAACGGCGGGTTGCGGTTCGCCTCGCGCGCCGACCTCGCCACCCGCGAGGAGCAGATCACCGTTGCCGAGGTGACCCGGGAGCGCCAGGGTTGGGGTGCGTGGCCAGTGTGCAGCGGAAGAGCTGGTGCGCGCTGA